The following proteins are co-located in the Rippkaea orientalis PCC 8801 genome:
- a CDS encoding ABC transporter ATP-binding protein, with the protein MLRTFRDLLVYYRSYKAIAFFSIIISGLFEIVDLLVPYAIGQIINILSNQPLDRPLQVVINQVANFTDFPAEKGLSLGILVAIIFVVTVVRSPIQAWWGAYFPWTISLKVRRDLLQQIITKILTLPLSFYDQHNPGRIANRIAKGIESYTWNYPEIAGRLIPKLMRVIGIFMVIFVLESSIAIAFFVSFIVILALGIKDIQVLMNQEETLDKYMENTQSRTSEIVTNIKTVKAFATEASELNRQTQRLQREFKYLFYRIHMGYVNLHTLQQTLIKISEFSILLWTLLATIKGQISLGHFLTILTVVSMAYAELSPITQMIEFISRRYPGMIRLHEFIQVPSGIDTPSLVPQSLDNNPYHFTGKIEFSQLSFAYPESGLVLEDINLLIKPNETVALVGRSGSGKSTLIKLLFRYFEPTQGKILIDGQDIRTLDIAYYRRRLAIVHQEVDIFNGTVLDNLTYGNPKVSFSQVEQACSIAKVDEFIDQLSHGYYTTVGERGIRLSGGQRQRLGIARALIVNPDVLIFDEATSSLDYESERAIQLAMSEILGTRTTIIIAHRLSTIREADTIVVLDKGRIVEVGNHQELLRQQGIYHRLHSLQETGELY; encoded by the coding sequence ATGCTAAGGACTTTTCGAGATTTACTCGTCTATTATCGTAGCTACAAAGCGATCGCCTTTTTTAGTATTATTATTTCTGGTTTATTTGAAATTGTCGATTTATTGGTTCCCTATGCGATTGGACAAATTATTAATATTTTGTCTAATCAACCGTTAGATCGTCCATTGCAGGTTGTCATTAATCAAGTTGCTAATTTTACTGATTTTCCAGCAGAAAAAGGGCTATCTTTGGGGATATTAGTCGCTATTATTTTTGTGGTCACTGTGGTGCGATCGCCGATTCAAGCTTGGTGGGGAGCTTACTTTCCCTGGACGATTTCTTTAAAGGTGCGTCGGGATTTGTTACAGCAGATTATCACTAAAATTCTCACCTTACCCTTGTCATTTTACGATCAACATAATCCCGGCCGCATTGCTAATCGTATCGCCAAAGGAATAGAAAGTTATACTTGGAACTATCCCGAAATTGCAGGAAGACTAATCCCGAAGTTAATGCGAGTCATAGGGATTTTTATGGTCATTTTCGTCCTTGAATCTTCCATTGCGATCGCTTTTTTTGTTTCCTTCATCGTCATTTTAGCCTTGGGGATCAAAGATATACAGGTTTTAATGAACCAAGAGGAAACATTAGATAAATACATGGAGAATACCCAAAGTCGGACTTCAGAAATAGTCACTAATATTAAAACGGTTAAAGCGTTTGCCACTGAAGCGTCAGAATTGAATCGTCAAACCCAACGGTTACAAAGGGAGTTTAAGTATCTTTTTTATCGTATCCATATGGGCTACGTTAATTTGCATACGTTACAACAAACCTTGATTAAAATCTCAGAATTTTCAATTTTATTATGGACACTTTTAGCAACGATTAAGGGACAGATATCTTTAGGACATTTTCTAACAATTTTAACGGTTGTTAGTATGGCTTATGCAGAATTGTCCCCCATCACCCAAATGATAGAATTTATCTCCCGTCGTTATCCTGGGATGATTCGTCTGCATGAGTTTATTCAGGTTCCCTCAGGAATAGATACACCGAGTTTAGTGCCTCAATCTTTAGACAATAATCCCTATCACTTTACGGGAAAAATTGAATTTTCTCAGTTGAGTTTTGCCTATCCTGAAAGTGGGTTAGTCCTAGAAGATATTAATCTGTTAATTAAACCCAATGAAACCGTCGCCTTAGTAGGAAGATCAGGTTCAGGAAAATCAACCTTAATTAAGCTATTATTTCGCTATTTTGAACCCACTCAAGGAAAAATTTTGATCGATGGACAAGACATCAGAACCTTAGATATTGCCTATTATCGTAGACGCTTAGCCATTGTTCATCAAGAGGTAGATATTTTCAATGGAACCGTTTTAGATAATTTGACTTATGGTAATCCTAAAGTTAGCTTTTCTCAAGTTGAACAGGCTTGTTCAATTGCCAAGGTTGATGAATTTATTGACCAGTTATCCCACGGGTATTATACAACTGTTGGAGAAAGAGGAATACGATTATCAGGAGGACAAAGGCAACGATTAGGAATTGCTAGAGCCTTAATTGTTAACCCAGATGTCTTAATTTTTGATGAGGCAACTTCTAGTTTAGATTATGAGTCTGAACGTGCCATTCAGTTAGCTATGAGTGAAATTTTAGGCACTCGAACTACGATTATTATTGCTCACCGCTTAAGTACTATTCGGGAAGCAGATACCATCGTTGTCTTGGATAAAGGCAGAATTGTTGAAGTGGGAAACCATCAAGAATTATTGCGTCAACAAGGGATTTATCACCGCTTACATTCCCTACAAGAAACGGGGGAATTATATTAG
- a CDS encoding FHA domain-containing protein: protein MITLTLLHPSKTEPVQNWTFDQASTIRIGRSIDNEVVLYSAVVSRHHLEIRREGQEWEVVSLGTNGTYVNGKLIKTARAVDGMIVHLAATGPKIQIRFPEQASSVSENLSQSTDFSTVSPREEAMKSSKTTSQEMLVKHYGIEHQKSEDET from the coding sequence GTGATTACTCTGACGTTACTTCATCCAAGCAAAACCGAACCTGTTCAAAATTGGACTTTTGACCAAGCATCAACCATTCGGATTGGTCGATCTATCGATAATGAGGTAGTCCTGTATAGTGCTGTTGTTTCCCGTCATCATTTGGAAATTCGACGGGAGGGTCAAGAGTGGGAAGTAGTTAGCCTAGGAACCAATGGCACTTATGTTAATGGTAAGCTAATTAAGACAGCACGAGCGGTTGATGGTATGATTGTCCATCTAGCAGCGACTGGTCCAAAAATTCAGATCCGTTTTCCTGAACAAGCGTCTTCGGTTTCAGAGAATTTGTCCCAATCAACAGATTTTTCCACTGTTTCTCCTAGAGAGGAAGCAATGAAGTCCTCAAAAACGACTTCTCAAGAAATGCTCGTTAAACATTACGGAATTGAGCATCAAAAGTCTGAGGATGAAACTTAA
- the thrS gene encoding threonine--tRNA ligase: protein MVKQSASPEVSEQPIKLPRTSESDTLKRIRHTTSHIMAMAVQKLFPKAQVTIGPWTETGFYYDFDVPEPFTEQNLKDIKKEMIKIINRKLPVIREEVTPEEAKKRIEQLQEPYKLEILEGLQPPITLYHLGDQWWDLCAGPHVETTGDINPKAFDLETVAGAYWRGDETKAQLQRIYGTAWETPEQLTEYKRRKEEALKRDHRKLGKELGLFIFSDPVGPGLPLWTPKGTIIRSTLEDFLKREQLKRGYLSVVTPHIGRVDLFKISGHWQNYKEDMFPMMAENAEEAAQEIGFALKPMNCPFHIQIYKSELRSYRELPIRLAEFGTVYRYEQSGELGGLTRVRGFTVDDSHLFVTPDQLDAEFLNVVDLILAVFKSLQLKNFKARLSFRDPESDKYIGSDEAWEKAQNAIRRAVQTLEMDYFEAPGEAAFYGPKLDFIFHDVLEREWQLGTVQVDYNLPQRFELEYVAEDGTRQRPVMIHRAPFGSLERLIGILIEEYAGDFPLWLSPIQARLLPVSDLQLDYAKEVASKMQQLGIRAEADTSGERLGKMVRNAEKQKIPVMGVIGAKEVESNSLSIRTRASGELGTIATDEVIKKLAEAITNHSNF from the coding sequence ATGGTTAAACAGTCAGCATCACCAGAAGTATCCGAACAACCTATCAAATTACCCCGTACCAGCGAGTCTGATACCCTCAAACGTATTCGCCATACCACTTCCCATATTATGGCTATGGCGGTGCAAAAACTCTTCCCTAAAGCGCAAGTGACCATCGGACCTTGGACGGAAACGGGGTTTTATTATGACTTTGATGTTCCCGAACCCTTTACGGAACAGAACCTCAAGGACATCAAAAAAGAGATGATCAAAATCATCAACCGCAAACTTCCGGTTATCCGTGAAGAAGTGACCCCAGAGGAAGCAAAAAAGCGCATTGAACAACTACAAGAACCCTATAAGCTAGAAATTCTCGAAGGACTTCAACCTCCCATTACTCTCTATCATTTAGGGGATCAATGGTGGGATCTTTGTGCTGGTCCCCACGTCGAAACCACGGGAGATATTAACCCCAAAGCGTTTGATCTCGAAACGGTAGCGGGTGCTTATTGGAGAGGGGATGAAACCAAAGCGCAACTGCAACGCATCTATGGGACTGCGTGGGAAACCCCCGAACAACTGACCGAATACAAACGACGCAAGGAAGAAGCTTTAAAGCGGGATCATCGCAAATTAGGCAAGGAATTGGGGTTATTTATCTTTTCTGACCCCGTGGGACCAGGTTTACCCCTGTGGACTCCCAAAGGAACGATTATTCGGTCTACTTTGGAAGACTTTCTCAAACGGGAACAACTGAAACGGGGTTATCTTTCCGTTGTCACTCCCCATATTGGCAGAGTTGACCTCTTTAAAATTTCGGGACACTGGCAAAATTATAAAGAAGATATGTTTCCTATGATGGCAGAAAATGCCGAAGAAGCTGCTCAAGAAATCGGGTTTGCACTCAAACCGATGAATTGTCCTTTTCATATCCAAATTTATAAAAGTGAGTTACGTTCCTATCGGGAATTACCGATACGCTTAGCGGAATTTGGCACGGTTTACCGCTATGAACAGTCAGGAGAATTAGGAGGATTAACTCGTGTTCGCGGGTTTACTGTTGATGACTCCCATTTGTTCGTGACTCCCGATCAATTGGATGCCGAATTTCTCAATGTTGTTGATTTAATTCTGGCGGTATTTAAGAGTTTGCAACTGAAGAATTTTAAGGCTAGATTGAGTTTTAGAGATCCGGAGTCAGATAAATATATTGGATCTGATGAAGCGTGGGAAAAGGCACAAAATGCTATTCGTCGCGCGGTACAAACCTTAGAAATGGACTATTTTGAAGCACCAGGAGAAGCCGCTTTTTATGGTCCTAAATTGGATTTTATTTTCCATGATGTTTTGGAACGGGAATGGCAATTAGGGACGGTTCAAGTTGACTATAATTTACCTCAACGCTTTGAGTTAGAATATGTAGCCGAAGATGGAACCCGTCAGCGTCCTGTGATGATTCACCGCGCTCCTTTTGGGTCTTTAGAACGCTTAATTGGTATCCTCATTGAAGAGTATGCGGGAGATTTTCCTCTCTGGTTATCGCCTATTCAAGCACGTCTTTTACCCGTGAGTGATCTTCAGTTGGATTATGCTAAAGAAGTCGCAAGTAAGATGCAACAATTAGGCATTCGTGCTGAAGCGGATACATCAGGGGAAAGACTCGGTAAAATGGTTCGTAATGCGGAGAAACAAAAGATACCTGTAATGGGGGTTATAGGAGCAAAAGAAGTCGAGTCTAATAGCTTAAGTATTCGGACTCGCGCTTCTGGTGAATTGGGAACAATTGCAACGGATGAGGTGATCAAAAAGTTAGCCGAAGCTATCACTAATCATAGCAATTTTTAA